From Natrinema salaciae, the proteins below share one genomic window:
- a CDS encoding cupin domain-containing protein, which translates to MTAVDRGKQDRVLDWGGFPGRWEITRSTADTDGELLEMRFEIEDVPEDGPFVHTHPHAEERYEVVSGVLEVYVDGEWMEVAAGEEHTVPPGTAHTFRNATPVEIINIHEPALQHEAFFRRFHQLVTEQGVSLPPEGFKDVVLLAMLTTEHEEDIYAVSPPHWAFKGLSGLGRLLGYHLPD; encoded by the coding sequence ATGACGGCAGTAGATCGCGGCAAGCAGGATCGCGTCCTCGATTGGGGTGGTTTCCCTGGCCGCTGGGAAATCACGCGTTCGACAGCGGACACGGACGGGGAACTGCTGGAAATGCGATTTGAGATCGAAGACGTCCCCGAAGACGGTCCGTTCGTCCACACTCATCCGCACGCTGAGGAGCGCTACGAAGTGGTTTCAGGTGTGTTAGAAGTGTACGTAGATGGGGAATGGATGGAGGTAGCGGCCGGTGAGGAACACACCGTCCCTCCAGGTACGGCCCATACGTTCAGGAACGCGACCCCCGTCGAGATCATCAACATCCACGAGCCCGCCCTACAGCATGAGGCGTTCTTCCGACGGTTCCATCAGCTCGTCACGGAGCAGGGGGTGTCATTGCCTCCAGAGGGCTTCAAAGATGTCGTGCTGTTAGCGATGCTGACGACGGAACACGAGGAGGACATATACGCAGTGAGTCCCCCACACTGGGCCTTTAAGGGTCTATCTGGTCTGGGCCGCTTGCTTGGATACCACCTCCCAGATTAG
- a CDS encoding DUF7351 domain-containing protein → MTHTRFTPNLELDGLSPDEAFAILGNEIRLEIIRVLWRAGAAHVYDDGSDAVEMVSYSELQNEVDVDDNGKFNYHLSELAPHFVRRTDDGYRLSSAGKQIARTVIAVSGAESLDFSQELDENCPLCGATVAATYEDQWLRVGCTECEGLFGDQAPTGTLFLTNYPVAGLTTRNTEQALAAGLYRCALDITYLMYGVCRECAGPISSSVTVCDVHEHDGRDACDTCGTPFPVWADMRCNTCGFAKRLPVEMFATGLVLATELTGNPELDIDSPAVNDAIELLQNNVETNVSMEPLRVSLCIEVETTVFTLTLDDEMNIVEFDREPRTDTVVS, encoded by the coding sequence ATGACTCATACACGGTTCACTCCCAATCTCGAACTGGACGGGCTTTCCCCGGACGAGGCCTTCGCTATTCTGGGGAACGAAATCCGGTTAGAGATCATCCGCGTACTCTGGCGGGCAGGTGCCGCCCACGTGTACGACGACGGCTCTGACGCTGTCGAGATGGTGTCGTATTCCGAGTTGCAAAACGAGGTTGACGTTGATGATAACGGGAAGTTCAACTACCACCTCTCGGAACTCGCTCCTCACTTCGTCCGACGAACTGACGACGGATACCGGTTGAGCAGTGCAGGAAAGCAGATCGCCAGAACAGTGATAGCCGTTTCTGGAGCAGAGAGCCTCGACTTCTCTCAGGAACTCGACGAGAATTGCCCGTTGTGCGGAGCAACCGTTGCGGCCACCTACGAGGATCAGTGGCTGCGAGTCGGCTGCACCGAGTGTGAGGGGTTGTTCGGCGATCAAGCGCCGACGGGAACGCTCTTCCTCACGAACTATCCGGTAGCAGGGCTGACGACCCGCAACACTGAGCAAGCGCTCGCAGCCGGACTCTATCGGTGTGCTCTGGACATAACGTATCTAATGTACGGTGTCTGTCGGGAGTGTGCAGGGCCGATCTCGTCGTCGGTGACGGTCTGTGACGTGCACGAACATGATGGGAGGGACGCCTGCGACACCTGTGGAACGCCGTTTCCGGTCTGGGCAGATATGAGATGTAACACCTGTGGATTCGCCAAACGGTTACCGGTCGAGATGTTCGCGACTGGTCTCGTATTGGCGACTGAACTGACCGGCAATCCCGAGTTGGACATCGACTCACCGGCGGTCAACGACGCCATCGAACTGCTACAGAACAACGTCGAGACCAACGTCTCGATGGAGCCTCTCCGCGTATCGCTTTGTATCGAGGTCGAAACGACAGTGTTCACTCTCACCTTGGACGACGAGATGAACATCGTCGAGTTCGATCGGGAGCCACGGACTGACACCGTCGTTTCGTAA
- a CDS encoding orc1/cdc6 family replication initiation protein, which produces MSLFERDTEIYRNRDALREDYQPEQLVGRDDEIQMYQAALQPVINGEQPNNVFLYGKTGVGKTAATRYLLSHLEEDAAKYDDIDLQLTFLNCDGLTSSYQIATRLVNELRDETNQISTTGYPRATVYGMLWDELEKLGGTNLIVLDEVDHVEDDSILYQLPRARANNNLSAAKIGIIGISNDFSFRDDLSPKVKSSLCEQEIHFPAYDAGDLQKILEQRADVAFHDDVLDDAVIPLCSAYGAKDAGDARQSIDLLMKAGDLAREEAETTAVAERHVEAGRHDLERGRIEEGISGLTQHGHLVLYSLLTLHLQNETPIRSRDVRPRYTNFAQRAGRDPLVPRRMRDHLSELAMLGLVSVTERNEGRRGGTYREYTLDMDIELILSALDEVLDDVGIHESIQGHLIGDERTTDENTSLAEFQ; this is translated from the coding sequence ATGAGTTTGTTCGAACGCGACACTGAAATCTATAGGAACCGCGACGCGTTGCGAGAGGATTATCAACCGGAACAACTCGTCGGTCGTGACGACGAAATCCAGATGTACCAGGCGGCGCTCCAGCCCGTAATCAACGGCGAACAGCCGAATAACGTCTTCCTCTACGGAAAAACCGGCGTCGGAAAGACGGCTGCCACCAGGTATCTCCTCTCTCACCTCGAGGAGGACGCCGCGAAGTACGACGACATCGATCTCCAGCTGACGTTCCTCAACTGCGATGGACTCACGTCCTCCTACCAAATCGCGACGCGTCTGGTCAACGAACTCCGAGACGAGACGAACCAGATCAGTACGACGGGCTATCCGCGAGCGACAGTGTACGGAATGTTGTGGGACGAACTCGAGAAACTCGGCGGGACCAATCTGATCGTCCTCGACGAAGTGGATCACGTCGAAGACGATTCGATTCTGTATCAGCTTCCGCGAGCCCGCGCGAACAACAACCTCTCCGCGGCGAAAATCGGGATTATCGGTATTTCGAACGACTTTTCGTTCCGTGACGATCTCTCGCCGAAGGTCAAGAGTTCGCTCTGCGAGCAGGAGATTCACTTCCCCGCATACGACGCGGGTGATCTCCAGAAGATTCTCGAGCAACGGGCCGATGTCGCGTTTCACGACGATGTCCTCGACGACGCCGTGATTCCGCTGTGTTCGGCCTACGGCGCGAAAGACGCCGGCGACGCCCGACAGTCGATCGATCTGCTCATGAAAGCCGGCGATCTCGCTCGGGAGGAAGCGGAGACGACGGCCGTCGCCGAGAGACACGTCGAAGCGGGACGGCACGATTTGGAACGCGGACGGATCGAAGAGGGCATCAGCGGACTCACTCAACACGGACACCTGGTGTTGTACTCCTTGCTGACACTCCATCTCCAGAATGAAACGCCCATTCGGTCGCGAGACGTTCGTCCGCGGTACACGAACTTTGCACAGCGGGCCGGTCGTGATCCGCTGGTCCCGCGCCGAATGCGCGATCATCTGTCGGAACTCGCCATGCTCGGGCTCGTCTCGGTCACCGAACGCAACGAGGGCCGGCGGGGTGGGACGTACCGCGAGTATACGCTCGATATGGACATCGAACTCATCCTCTCGGCGCTCGACGAGGTTCTCGACGATGTCGGTATCCACGAATCCATTCAGGGCCATTTGATCGGTGACGAACGCACGACGGATGAGAATACGTCATTGGCCGAGTTCCAGTGA
- a CDS encoding orc1/cdc6 family replication initiation protein, producing the protein MDDFEDPRDGAGTSKDEPTDQPAPSSDSSASETTPSSTAPASDGESQSIEDMLLEFDQQDGLIRDRSLLDPNHIVEEDRIVGRDEQLQEVTKMLRVALGDNRPPNLFLYGPSGTGKSLITKAVCKNISNICETRDIQFGTIEVNCQDLDTLGVAVYELASRAAAEANVAVEVPKHGVATKEKWDELYRIVNENFDSAVFVLDELDMLVGRRDKQEPAFSRLLYQLSRAGANNDLAAHVSVVAISNDTKMMESVGSRALSSFTPEDVHFDDYDANQLQSILRRRQDAFFENVLDDDVIPLAAAFAAQTHGDARKAIDLMRVAGELAEREGDECVREEHVREAQDKVEKNRVLEVVRGISTQKKLCLYATAAVASETNDESARSTTGYRVYQFLTDAIDAEQYHQETYVNKMKEMTTYSLVDFERRSHGPSSGMFLEFQFGERPETILETLREDSRIDMVSTDEVTSVVKAQVRNET; encoded by the coding sequence ATGGATGACTTCGAGGATCCTCGAGATGGGGCGGGGACATCGAAGGACGAACCGACGGATCAGCCTGCTCCGTCGTCCGATTCTTCTGCGTCCGAGACGACTCCATCTTCGACTGCGCCGGCGTCGGACGGCGAATCGCAATCGATCGAGGATATGTTGCTGGAGTTCGACCAACAGGACGGACTCATTCGGGACCGGTCGCTTCTCGATCCGAATCACATCGTCGAGGAAGATCGCATCGTCGGTCGCGACGAGCAGCTTCAGGAGGTCACCAAGATGCTCCGCGTCGCTCTCGGCGACAACCGTCCCCCGAATCTCTTCCTCTACGGTCCGTCAGGAACCGGCAAATCCCTCATCACCAAGGCCGTCTGCAAGAACATCAGCAACATCTGTGAGACGCGCGATATCCAGTTCGGAACGATCGAGGTCAACTGCCAGGATCTCGATACCCTCGGCGTTGCAGTCTACGAACTGGCGAGCCGCGCTGCGGCGGAAGCGAACGTTGCGGTCGAGGTTCCGAAACACGGTGTCGCGACGAAGGAGAAGTGGGACGAGCTCTATCGAATCGTCAACGAAAACTTCGATTCGGCGGTGTTCGTTCTCGACGAACTCGACATGCTCGTCGGCCGCCGGGACAAACAGGAGCCGGCGTTCTCCCGACTGCTCTATCAGCTCTCCAGGGCCGGCGCGAACAACGACCTCGCTGCGCACGTCTCGGTCGTCGCGATCTCCAACGATACGAAAATGATGGAGTCCGTGGGAAGTCGAGCCCTGAGCTCGTTCACCCCAGAAGACGTCCACTTCGACGACTACGACGCGAACCAGCTCCAGTCGATTCTCCGTCGCCGCCAGGACGCGTTCTTCGAGAACGTTCTCGACGACGATGTCATCCCGTTGGCGGCGGCCTTTGCGGCACAGACTCACGGCGATGCTCGGAAAGCGATCGATCTCATGCGCGTCGCCGGCGAGCTCGCGGAACGCGAAGGCGACGAGTGCGTCCGTGAAGAACACGTTCGTGAGGCACAGGACAAAGTCGAGAAGAATCGGGTTCTCGAGGTCGTTCGCGGAATCAGTACACAGAAGAAACTCTGTCTGTACGCGACGGCGGCCGTCGCATCCGAGACGAACGACGAATCGGCCCGGAGTACGACCGGGTACCGCGTCTACCAGTTCCTCACGGACGCGATCGACGCCGAACAGTACCACCAGGAGACCTACGTCAACAAGATGAAAGAGATGACGACGTACTCGCTCGTCGACTTCGAGCGCCGGAGTCACGGGCCGAGTTCGGGAATGTTCCTCGAGTTCCAGTTCGGCGAGCGTCCCGAGACGATCCTCGAAACCCTTCGCGAAGATTCGCGAATCGACATGGTTTCCACGGACGAAGTGACCAGCGTCGTCAAAGCGCAGGTTCGAAACGAGACCTGA
- a CDS encoding archaea-specific SMC-related protein, whose amino-acid sequence MPTTGTERTEATFTDVARLHVENIGGIEDCSVELKKGVTLLTGRNATNRTSLLQAITGVLGGTAATLKSDADSGQITLELGEETYTRTYERTGAGIDSSGDPYETNEEIIDLFISLLENNPARLAVERGDELRDLIMRPVDTEAIEQRIRTLQTEREELSAELESVERQSKRLPTLEERRQSLESELESIDEQIDALRTDAAEFEADAEMAEEAEELVDRLDDRRQELSEAETDLELVEAELDALRERPAELRAERDELEAHTRADLERVQDELRTVRGRKRTVENTVADLSSIVEFNEDVLSDSVSTVPSSEADTTDPVAELAPKDDQEITCWTCGNQAERGTIEEQLENLRRVVSEKQTELGELTDRIEALAAEEESVREAIETRERLDREIEDVEAKLESKRERREAIEERIAALRETVSELESEVAVTEDLRNNDLLKTYERISDLQYERGQKREQLGTVQDEIDEIEALPDKSRLKEQIEEIRQELRQERKRVDELESRSVSQFNEHMEKVLDILDYRNVSRVWIERKEDRRDDQKSNSTFDLHIIRESESGSVYEDTVENLSESEREVIGLIVALAGYLVHDVYEEVPFMLADSLEAIDSERIADLIEYFSEYAPYLVVALLPEDASGITDRYMEITADELN is encoded by the coding sequence ATGCCAACGACGGGTACGGAACGAACTGAGGCGACGTTCACCGATGTCGCTCGACTCCACGTGGAGAATATCGGTGGTATCGAAGACTGTTCAGTGGAGCTGAAGAAAGGCGTGACGCTTCTGACAGGGCGCAACGCGACGAATCGCACGAGTCTGCTGCAGGCGATCACTGGCGTCCTCGGTGGGACTGCCGCGACACTGAAAAGCGATGCCGACAGCGGCCAGATTACCCTCGAGCTGGGCGAGGAGACGTACACTCGGACGTACGAACGAACGGGCGCTGGAATCGACTCGAGCGGCGATCCGTACGAGACGAACGAAGAGATCATCGATCTCTTCATCTCGCTGCTCGAAAACAATCCCGCGCGATTAGCAGTCGAACGGGGAGACGAGCTCCGCGACCTCATCATGAGGCCGGTGGACACGGAGGCCATCGAGCAGCGAATTCGGACACTGCAGACCGAACGGGAGGAACTCTCCGCCGAGCTCGAGTCCGTCGAGCGGCAGTCGAAACGATTACCGACCCTCGAAGAACGACGACAAAGCCTCGAAAGCGAACTCGAATCGATCGACGAGCAAATCGACGCGTTGCGAACCGATGCGGCCGAGTTCGAAGCCGACGCCGAAATGGCCGAAGAAGCCGAAGAGCTAGTCGATCGGCTCGACGACCGTCGGCAGGAACTGAGCGAAGCGGAAACCGATCTCGAGTTGGTGGAAGCCGAACTCGATGCCCTCCGCGAACGACCGGCAGAACTCCGCGCCGAGCGAGACGAACTGGAAGCCCACACCAGAGCGGACCTCGAACGGGTTCAAGACGAGTTACGAACGGTCCGCGGTCGGAAACGGACGGTGGAAAACACGGTCGCCGATCTCTCGTCGATCGTCGAGTTCAACGAAGACGTCCTCTCGGACAGCGTGTCGACCGTTCCCAGTTCGGAAGCCGACACGACGGATCCGGTGGCAGAACTCGCCCCGAAAGACGACCAGGAGATAACGTGCTGGACCTGTGGGAATCAAGCCGAGCGCGGTACGATCGAAGAGCAGTTGGAGAACCTCCGTCGCGTCGTTTCGGAAAAGCAAACCGAACTCGGGGAGCTGACCGACCGGATCGAAGCGTTAGCCGCGGAAGAGGAGTCAGTTCGGGAGGCGATCGAAACGCGAGAACGTCTCGACCGGGAGATAGAGGACGTCGAAGCGAAACTCGAGTCGAAGAGAGAGCGACGCGAAGCGATCGAAGAGCGGATCGCAGCGTTGCGTGAGACGGTCAGTGAGCTCGAATCGGAGGTCGCAGTCACCGAAGACCTTCGCAACAACGATCTCCTGAAGACCTACGAACGAATCAGCGACCTGCAGTACGAACGAGGCCAGAAACGGGAGCAGTTGGGGACGGTCCAGGACGAAATCGACGAAATCGAGGCGCTCCCGGACAAATCGCGTCTGAAGGAGCAGATCGAAGAGATCCGACAGGAGCTCCGACAGGAGCGGAAACGAGTAGACGAACTCGAATCGCGATCGGTATCACAGTTCAACGAGCACATGGAGAAAGTGCTGGACATACTCGATTACCGGAATGTCTCGCGCGTCTGGATCGAGCGAAAAGAGGACCGGCGGGACGACCAAAAATCGAATTCCACGTTCGACCTGCACATTATTCGAGAATCGGAATCGGGATCGGTGTACGAGGATACGGTGGAGAACCTGAGCGAAAGCGAGCGAGAAGTTATCGGTCTAATCGTCGCGCTCGCTGGCTATCTCGTCCACGACGTGTACGAGGAAGTACCCTTTATGCTGGCCGACTCGTTGGAAGCGATCGATTCGGAGCGTATCGCGGATCTCATCGAGTATTTCTCGGAGTACGCGCCGTACCTGGTCGTCGCTTTGCTCCCCGAAGACGCGTCCGGAATCACCGACAGGTACATGGAGATAACGGCGGACGAGCTAAACTGA
- the rdfA gene encoding rod-determining factor RdfA, producing MDEPTDQPCSCKVGRSVERYELDGLNDELRRKRFDEEASLRELADFVNRQILAAAIESTPLDLTDIAYGAVSPDDALSAVYETLTSDSVAADREVRVRTRLEQQGVDIAAIESDWVTHPTVRGHLNDCLGIDTSRSARITPDESRDTIEWARTRCARIVEQTVSRLVTSGHLAIADFDVTITIQITCGECGRTHRPTELLEQRSCSCDSKDM from the coding sequence ATGGATGAACCGACGGATCAGCCCTGCTCGTGTAAAGTAGGGCGAAGCGTCGAACGATACGAGCTCGATGGATTGAACGACGAACTGCGACGCAAACGGTTCGACGAGGAGGCGAGTCTCCGGGAACTCGCCGATTTCGTCAATCGGCAAATCCTCGCGGCGGCGATCGAGTCGACGCCCCTCGATCTCACGGATATCGCGTACGGCGCTGTCAGTCCCGACGACGCGCTCTCGGCCGTGTACGAAACGCTCACGAGCGATTCGGTTGCTGCTGATCGAGAAGTGCGCGTCCGAACGCGCCTCGAGCAACAGGGGGTCGACATCGCGGCGATCGAATCGGATTGGGTCACCCACCCGACCGTTCGAGGGCACCTCAACGACTGTCTCGGAATCGATACGAGCCGATCCGCTCGAATCACGCCCGACGAGTCCAGAGACACGATCGAGTGGGCACGAACGCGGTGCGCCCGAATCGTGGAGCAGACCGTATCACGGCTCGTCACTTCCGGTCATCTCGCGATAGCCGACTTTGACGTAACGATTACGATTCAGATAACGTGTGGCGAGTGTGGGCGCACGCACCGACCGACCGAATTACTCGAGCAACGATCGTGTTCTTGTGATTCCAAAGATATGTAA
- a CDS encoding IclR family transcriptional regulator encodes MESESESTGYVKSDQTVFAIIEEIHRSEEVGVTELATTLDMSKSAIHKHLKTLEKHGYVVNNDGRYGLGLKLLTLGGHIRDRDKFCRSVRSAIDELAEESDQMVSFILRDGTHGVFVFIENDRYGLRKPVPLGNRYVIHQNAAGKAILATLPDETIDGIIAETGLPSETNNTITEPDELWEDIETVREQGYATSVGERIDAIQSVAAAIESPETDQIGAISITGPADHFTQDRVHTTYAEMVMEATNELELRMRYALD; translated from the coding sequence ATGGAGTCCGAATCCGAGTCGACGGGGTATGTGAAATCGGACCAGACGGTGTTCGCTATCATCGAAGAGATACACCGGTCGGAGGAAGTCGGCGTCACGGAACTGGCGACGACGCTCGACATGTCCAAGAGCGCGATCCACAAGCACCTGAAAACCCTCGAGAAACACGGCTACGTCGTCAACAACGACGGACGGTACGGGCTCGGGCTCAAGCTACTGACCCTCGGGGGCCACATCCGCGACCGCGATAAGTTCTGTCGATCCGTCCGCTCGGCGATCGACGAACTGGCCGAAGAGAGCGATCAGATGGTCTCGTTCATTCTTCGGGACGGGACCCACGGCGTCTTCGTATTCATCGAAAACGACCGGTACGGACTGCGGAAACCGGTGCCGCTCGGGAATCGATACGTGATCCACCAGAACGCGGCGGGAAAGGCCATCTTGGCGACCCTCCCGGACGAAACGATCGACGGGATCATCGCGGAAACGGGACTCCCGAGCGAAACGAACAACACGATCACGGAGCCCGACGAACTCTGGGAGGACATCGAAACGGTGCGCGAACAGGGGTACGCGACGAGTGTCGGGGAGCGGATCGACGCCATTCAATCGGTCGCCGCCGCCATCGAAAGTCCGGAAACGGACCAGATCGGCGCCATCAGTATCACCGGCCCGGCCGACCACTTCACGCAGGACCGAGTCCACACCACGTACGCCGAAATGGTAATGGAAGCGACGAACGAACTCGAGCTCCGGATGCGGTACGCACTCGATTAA
- a CDS encoding SDR family oxidoreductase: MSIDRPLAEKTAFVTGASAGIGEATAEALAARGADVAIVARRESKLESVAERIEAETDSTVLVRSADVSDRDAVRDAVERTVDAFGQLDVLVNNAGIATGSDTTVETMPAEQYRTVMGANVDGMFFVTQAAIPHLRETSGIAVFVASFAGQYPRPGAPIYAATKWWTRGFAHSLAGSLGTDEIGVTVINPSEVRTEFGKEYRDRISEERYEPNEVTEPDAIADAVAFAAQQEPPNVVSELDLYRRDKFSTF, translated from the coding sequence ATGAGCATAGACCGACCGTTAGCGGAGAAAACCGCGTTCGTCACCGGTGCGAGCGCTGGAATCGGAGAAGCGACGGCCGAAGCCCTCGCAGCACGGGGCGCAGACGTCGCGATCGTCGCCCGGCGGGAGTCGAAACTCGAGTCGGTCGCGGAACGGATCGAAGCGGAGACGGACAGTACCGTGCTCGTCCGCTCCGCGGACGTCAGTGACAGGGACGCGGTTCGAGACGCTGTCGAACGTACCGTCGACGCGTTCGGCCAACTGGACGTGCTGGTCAACAACGCCGGGATCGCAACCGGGAGCGACACGACCGTCGAGACGATGCCTGCCGAACAGTATCGGACGGTCATGGGGGCGAACGTAGACGGGATGTTCTTCGTCACGCAGGCGGCGATCCCCCACCTCCGCGAAACGTCGGGCATCGCCGTCTTCGTCGCGAGTTTCGCTGGCCAGTATCCCCGACCCGGAGCGCCGATCTACGCGGCGACGAAGTGGTGGACGCGGGGCTTCGCGCACAGCCTTGCCGGCTCGCTCGGGACGGACGAGATCGGGGTGACCGTGATCAACCCGTCCGAAGTTCGAACGGAGTTTGGGAAGGAATACCGGGACCGGATCTCCGAAGAGCGGTACGAGCCGAACGAAGTGACCGAACCGGACGCGATCGCGGACGCGGTCGCTTTCGCCGCCCAACAGGAGCCACCGAACGTCGTTTCCGAACTGGATCTGTACCGACGCGACAAGTTCTCGACCTTCTGA
- a CDS encoding MFS transporter: MGLDTNDQAIAGFTMAGHSLVHWFETSIPIFLVVWLAEFDVSVALVGVIVALGYAPFGLGALPGGILADRFGPKRLILLCLTGMSGAFLLLALATSIYTIAAGLICWGIAASVYHPAGLALISTGVDERGTVFAWHGIAGNAGIALGPFAAATLLFVLDQWQLVAGLLAIPGLVAALYGLQADFDPTAASDDAEVASDDALSLSEFVANSRVLFASAFAAVFVIVTFEGLFYRGMLTYLPEILHGLPAMGDVTLSAGLEGIEPGDYIYVGLLVVGMAGQYAGGKLTDRVPAERGLAAIFGVLCVLAIAFIPVTSMGLLPIIGLCAVLGFFLFAIQPFYQEAVAVHTPADTRGLSYGYTYLGEFGLGAASIAIGGFVLDGFSTAVFFAVLATFALTGMALSAGLLVTLDRAGWWQTTPAGTKSGD; this comes from the coding sequence ATGGGACTAGATACAAACGATCAGGCGATCGCCGGTTTCACGATGGCCGGCCACTCGCTCGTCCACTGGTTCGAAACATCGATTCCGATATTCCTCGTCGTCTGGCTCGCGGAGTTCGACGTCTCGGTCGCACTGGTCGGGGTCATCGTCGCGCTGGGATACGCCCCGTTCGGGCTCGGCGCGCTCCCCGGCGGCATCCTCGCCGACCGATTCGGTCCGAAACGACTCATCTTGCTCTGTCTCACCGGTATGAGCGGCGCGTTCCTCCTGCTCGCGCTCGCGACGTCGATTTACACCATCGCGGCCGGACTCATCTGCTGGGGAATCGCCGCGAGCGTCTACCACCCCGCCGGACTCGCCTTGATCAGCACCGGCGTCGACGAGCGAGGCACCGTCTTCGCCTGGCACGGCATCGCCGGCAACGCCGGGATCGCCCTCGGCCCGTTCGCCGCGGCGACGCTCCTGTTCGTTCTCGACCAGTGGCAGCTCGTGGCCGGGCTCCTCGCGATTCCTGGCCTCGTCGCGGCACTCTACGGCCTCCAGGCCGACTTCGACCCGACCGCGGCCTCGGACGACGCCGAGGTGGCCTCGGACGACGCCCTCTCGCTCTCCGAGTTCGTCGCTAACTCGCGGGTGCTGTTCGCGAGCGCGTTCGCCGCCGTCTTCGTCATCGTCACCTTCGAGGGTCTCTTCTACCGCGGGATGCTCACCTACCTTCCGGAAATCCTCCACGGGCTCCCCGCCATGGGCGACGTGACACTCTCGGCAGGACTCGAGGGAATCGAACCCGGCGATTACATCTACGTCGGACTCCTCGTCGTCGGAATGGCTGGCCAGTACGCCGGCGGAAAGCTCACGGATCGCGTGCCGGCCGAACGAGGCCTGGCGGCGATCTTCGGCGTGCTCTGTGTCCTCGCGATCGCGTTCATTCCGGTGACGTCGATGGGACTGCTACCGATCATCGGTCTCTGTGCCGTCCTCGGATTCTTCCTCTTCGCGATCCAGCCGTTCTATCAGGAGGCGGTCGCGGTCCACACGCCAGCCGACACGCGAGGTCTCTCCTACGGCTACACCTATCTCGGCGAATTCGGGCTCGGCGCAGCGAGCATCGCGATCGGCGGATTCGTGCTCGACGGATTCTCGACGGCAGTGTTCTTCGCCGTTCTCGCGACGTTCGCGCTGACCGGAATGGCCCTCTCGGCGGGCCTGCTGGTCACCCTCGATCGGGCCGGCTGGTGGCAAACGACGCCAGCGGGAACGAAATCGGGAGACTGA